The Coccinella septempunctata chromosome 6, icCocSept1.1, whole genome shotgun sequence genome segment GAAGGACAAATGGATTTGAAGTTCGAGAAAACAGAGAAAATCATAACAATTCTTGAAAGAAATCAACATTTGTGtgacaatgaattttttttcaattgtattgCAACAAAACCTAATCCCCGTATTCTTATTTCCGTCATATTATCTCATTCTGTACGCAAGTAGATATCACATGCATTATTGAAGTAAATTCGATAATGTGCCAAAATTTTCGGTCAAGCTACATCGAGTGGCGAATTTCGAAACCTACTTTCACGTATCCACTGGCCTATTTTTAGGACAGACACATTTTTGCAATAACACAATCGTTCGTAACCGACCGGCCAACGGTCCAACACTGAATCATAAAATCTAATAGAAAGATTAAAATCGCATAGACATTGTCGACCACCAATTCGTGTCACTTTCGATTTCATCATCGTCAATCTACGAAAAGCGAAGAACACGATTCTTCGGTCACACAGGTTCGTTTCGACGCTTCAGATTTGCATGGtgaatatttattttgaaaatatgtcaAGGTGACGATTATATTATGATATCCGTAACTTTGCTGGGTCCCATCGATGTTACTTTTTCGTGTGTGGATCGCAAAATTCTGGTTTAGTGGACATTATTGTGCGATAAGGTGAAGAAGAAATTCTTTCGGCTTTTTGCTTCATCACAAACTGTCTCAGAATCATTTCTTCTATTTTATAATCAGATCCATCTGTGTCTAGTGAAGTGAGTGGAATTTTCCTCACAAAAAAAtcgtttcaaattgaaaattgaaggaTAGGTAAGATACCCACTTTGCGATCCATTTTCACCATTTGAAAACAGTGAGTCAATTATCCTCCAAGAGATTACATAAAtaagtattgaaaataattatgaaCTCATCCTCATTTGGTCTGAGAATGAACCAGCTTTCAGAAGTTTCAATTGACACGTTAATTTCACAAAATATTGTTCTAAATATAGGGCGACCAAGCCTTACCAATGGATACAATTCATCATCAGAATATTTTACGCACGTCGACTCTGTCGTAAGATTATTCTGCATCATTTCCACTCAAAGAGGGAAATTACAGTTAACAATGGCATCAATGAATGAAATTGTCATTAGGGTATTATTTCATCGGTTGCTTTCGTCTTCAACAATTTCAATGATTATGCACGCCCACTCATGTTCCTTTATTATCCACCCATTAGAGAATTAAGGAAACATTAAATTTGGTGATATACTATATATTATAATTTAATATACTATAATTTActatataatataattttagttctttcattgaaaaatttatgcTACAAAAAGAGAATATTGCTTCATGTTTAATTTTCCAATATGAATAGGTTAAAATTTCCTTATAATCCCTTGAGTTTTCTGAGAATTAACTCTTTCAATGAATTAAATGCTCTGCTTTAAGGTACTTTCTTATTTCTATTTTACTGATATTTCTCTTATAAAATACGAATATTCCCTCGAGTGCTCTTTTTCTTTGAATCGTAAATTTATAAATTCTTCTATATCTTTGTGTATTCCAGTATCTACACTGGAAAGttttatacagggcgagtctttgactcgtaaaaatattttaacagtagattcctgaggtcaaaagacacacttttttctcttaacattttttccgaatcggctcggtttcaaAGATagaggctattgaaaaaccataaaaaaattgattttagttctcacaaacggtttgatCGAATGCAATGGAATtcggattatagtttttcattcatttgatgaatctttttcgaacacaagatatcagccacgtttttcagttttctcattatgcccataacgtactataaaaatactaaaaattcaaactatccaactcttgaaactaagatgGACGCTaccttatgaatatttgaacgttttgtaaaattaaagtattcttaatattttctcatataatgcgcagttttccagtaattttatgttcaaacattaaaaagtatctgtgaaatttgaaaaattgggtactttggctgaatgcaactctgttcagaAGATCGACAAatttgtagtgtcacagatttagctagttattctggaggtaattttgtatttccagggctgacacagctcattatgaaaaattagaatGATGGTtccatcagggccgaattggaaaaaatggtatcgaaaaacttttgacctcaagaatttgtagaagtcaaagactcgccctgtatattttcGGTGGTGAACATTTATATACCAATTATAATCCCGAAATTCCGAAATTAATGCAACAGACAATAATCAACAGACGGAAAAAatatgccatttgaaaaaatggactCATTGACATTGAGGTCCATATCGATAAAGCGCAGTGTCTTTCGGACCAAGTGAAGAGTGattggaaaaactgaaaaagacTTGAAAACCgagtattcaataaaaaaaacatatacTCGTATTTATGTCGAATGATTTTCAAGATATAAAGTACACAAAGCACACAAAGTACACAAAGCACACAaataaatcataataataattgggGTTCATCTGATGAAGTCATGGCAAAATCTTAACATATAATTGGGGTctttcgaaatcagaattttatgtagattcagaatatgattAGATATTCTCATGGTGGTATCTTGTTTAACCCTTTTACACCATCCAGTaaactcaaaaataattttagatCTTTTAGAGGTTCCTACCTAAAGTCGATTGCGCGTAAGTTTGAATCATTATCCTAGCCCAAAATATCTAAGAGTGATCGAACGATCGATTAGGTACtgtattttatggtttttctgTGGGTGCTAATAAAATTAATACTCGAATTAATACTTGACACAAAATATTGCTAGCCATTTTTTAATGGAAATTGCTTGTTTTTATTTGTTCACTGGTTGTTGACATTCGTttcctatttttatttatttgtaattttttttttcaggacaaaataatttcaaagaaCACATCGAGCCACCTTTATCGCCTGACTCCACTGTTTCTTCTGATGTCTCCTCTTGTTCGACATTGACTGAAGCAGGAGGTAAGCTTTGTAGAAACTCTAGTGAAGTTTTCGTTACTGCTCATAAGTTGCAAGTTTTCCTTAACGATCATGCTTGGTTTGAGAGCTGTCTAGACTAAATATTATTTATGTAGTCTCTGACATGTGATTTTATGTCACCTATACTCATTACCGGTTGTTTATGTTGAACGTTTGAATCGATAGGGGCCCAGGCCTTGAATGAGCTTTTCAAGGAACACCGAGAACAGTGGCGTAGATCACACTGAGGTAATTAGGAAATATCAATTCGGGTCAATGGAAAAGGAACGGTGTTTTGTAATCTATTTTCAGTTCGAAATGGAAATTGTACTTTCATTGAATAGTGCTAAGTGAGGAACCATTCAAAAATTCCCATTTTTATAAGTGCAAGGCTCCACTCAATATTCAGTTAGAAAAAATCCCATGTTCCAATGAACCCCTGAGAGCTGAACAGTATTAAGTCACCAAATATAGTATTAAgtcacaaaatttcaaatatattgCTAGAACCAAATAGTATTATGTCTCACAAATAATTCACAATGATTTTAATAAATTAATGTACTGGGCGGTTGACATCGATTTAAGATAGTTTTAAAAATATCATAAGGAAAAAATAACCCATAATTTTCTATTTGCAACACTCATTGATTTGAAAGATATTGTTAAAATCGTCATATTGCTCTCCtgtaaaatgtaaaaaatgtaATTGTTTGGCCCTGAATACTAGATAGGTATGTatgaatacagggtgagtctttgattcgttcAAATAATTTAAAAGTAAATTTCGAATCGGTcctgatgaaaatatatagccattttaagtttataTAATGATCTATTCCACCTCTGCAGAAACacaataaccttcagaataactagataaatttgtgacactacacatatgtggatctttcgaacagagttatattcagccaaagtacccaatttttcaaatttcacagctactttataatttttgaacatcaaattacccgaaaacggcgcatcatacgacaaaatattatgaatacctacttttattttacaaaatattcaaatattcattatatatccTCCAAGTTAGTTTCAAGtattgagttctttgaattttggcatttttatgatacataatgagaaaactgaaaaacgtggccgatatcttgtgttcgaaaaagatttatcaaataaatgaaaatctatattccgaaattcatctcattcgataaaacccttTGTGAGATAGAAAAAATAAAAGTGGTTCTATATCTATCtatcaacttttgaaatatctgtacgagtcaaagactcaccctgtatagttattTGGATATCTGCATTAATAAACATACGGATTTCGTGAGAAATCTTTTCGCCGCTATAAGATTTGCCTCTAGTGCGTTACGCCACTGTCGGAAAATCCCATTCAGGATATCAATGGAaatataatttaatttatttcggAGCCATCCTTTATCAGAACTCtcgcatatttctagcattatTTAATACGAATATTCAATTACAAACTTAATGATCAACCGATTAACTTCACAGTGCTGCTGTTATCGTGAAGTACATGAATACTACATACGTAAATTTAGCGGGTAATACCTCTAACCAAACTCGACGATAGTTCGATAGCGACGTGAATGCAATAGACACTACGTTTGAGACTCGCGAGGTTTTCGTCGATTTCCATAAGGAAATCATGATAAAGTGGTTGATCTAACTGTGTGATGTAATATTTTGTTTGCTTTGGATTGATTACTCTAACTAATTAAGTATTTGATATCGATTCTCGCTTGAAAATTGTGTGGCTGATAATGCAATGTGGAATAATAACAGCAACCTGTCTGGCTATTCGCTTTGTACGGAGTGTCCGCCACATATAACAATATATATTTGAACAGGAAAGGCTCCCTGCTACATATCAACTACCCTCATTTCATCATCTATTCAAAACAGTCTCACAATGGCTGATTGTGCGAACCCGAAAACCAAAAGAAAACGTTCAAAAAATCAAAGAAGACGACAAAGAAAAAACGCAGCTAACGCTCATCATCTACCACATACAGACGAAACCAATTCGAACGAAAACATAGTCAAGGAGGAATACAAAGTGGATTTTCCAGACGCAGGTGCCTCAAAaccaaaattgaaaatcaaaagtaaGAGTTTGGACGATGAGGATGACTCTGTCAAAATACAGGAAGTTGAGGAATCTGTGGAAGAAGATAAACATCAGTGTGAAGCAATAGTTTCAGAAGCCGATTCGGACTGGGAAGAGACAACAGAGTTAAGAATTCCTCAGAACCCTGCATCTTTGAGCACTATCGCCATTTCCATAGACGAAGAACCTCTGCAGAGAGTTGGAAATTTTTCTCCTGAAGAAGAGCTCACTTTGAGGAATTTTTTGGAAGGTATCAATCTAATCAACTCACCTGGATGTCAATCATCCGTAAGCACTCTAGAttcaataaaaatggaaaaggCAAGGAAGCGAGATGctctcatgaaatatttcacacCATTAGCAAATAATCCAAGGTTCTTAGATATCATATCTGAAGAAGGAAGTGACTTGAGTGATCGTGAATCCTCTACACTAACTCGTCATTTAAAACAAGGTACTCCAGAATTGGAGAACCTCAACCAAAGTGCTCCTACACAAGTTCCACGTTTTTCCaaaagaaataaattaaaaCGCTTGCAGTTAAAGAGAAACGAAGAGAAAGCTGTTTTGGTTTGCACTAAAATGTTAGATTCTCCCTCAATTATAGAGCATATCCATACCCATACATCTGAAAACGTAGAGCCTGAAAAAGTTTATTTGGAGAGCTCCAGCGACAATGCTTCTTCGGAAAACTCATCAGGAACTGGTGTATCGACGCCGTCCGAACAGGAAGAGCAAAGTGATGCAAATATTGTTGTGGAAggctcagaaaaaaattcaaatcacGTGGAAGAAGAATCACAAGACGGTAAAACAATAAAAACGTTTGAAACCGAAACCGACGTAATagaagaaaatgcagaattgaaattcaaatctCCTGTGATTCAGACCACTATTACAGAAGTAGGTGCGGAAGGGTCGGCAGAATCAAACCAAAAATCAATGCCTATACAAAATTCTTCCGAATATGTTTCTGTGGATACCAACTATAATATCCCCAATGACTATGCTGAGTTAACACCTCCACCTACGCCTGAATTATCCCCAAAGAAGAAGTTATCAACAGACAGCATTGTGGATTTAGATTGGGATGAATGCATGAAAGAAATAGCTTGCGATACAGCTAGAGAGATAACATCGGTTTTGTGTAAATTAGAGCAGGTATCCTCCACAACTTTTATAGTGAATCAAGCAGtaattccttctccagaaagaCCCAAGATTCAATCTTTAACTGTTCAGTCACCATCTCACAGCAGCAGCAGTTCTAGAGAGACTTCACCAAGTACCGTAAGATTGAATCCAATGACTTCTTCTATAGCTGATGTAGCATCTATTTTAACTGACTTAGAAATTGCCAAAGAGGCCTCATCTCTTAAGCAGCCGCTCAGTTTGAGACAAAGTTGTCTAGAGTTTCTATTAACATCCCCACATGGTACCAGATTGATGCGGGAGCTCTCCGAAGTATCTGATAAATTCGAGAAATTGGCTGAAGCAGGTAACGAAACCAAAGAAAAGCTTGAGATTGCTGCTAGCTTGAATCCAATAAATATGCAGGATGACAATAATAGTAATTTGATTTCAGAGGTTACGGAGAAACTGAAGCAAATAATGTCTTCGAAAAAATGGGCAGGACTTCCTTTCTATAATAACCCTAACTTGTTGCTCTATCTCTCGCCTAAACAAAGATCAGAACTTGAGAGGTCAGAAGTGATCATGAATGAACCAGAGATACTTTATGATTTGCATTCGAAATTTTCTGAACGAATGGGTTCGAAAGATGCGAAATGCTCTCAAGATAGGAGGATAGAGATAACATCATTCGAAAAAGAGACAATGCATAAAACTAGCGATACATCTTACTCGATGAGTACATCGAAAACGTTTCCTAGAAATTTCAAGGAGTCGCATTGCAATCCGCGACTTCAAGTATCTAATCTCGATGATTGGTTAGATATTGCCCGAGGAAGTGATAAAATAGAACAACAGGAGCATACTTCGAGTTCAGACAAAAAAACAGAGTTTGAAACTACCGAGAAATCTACCAGTTCAAGACGTCGAACGTCACTTCCAGATGAAATCTACCGACGTCAATTACAGATGATTTTGGAGAAGGAGAAAGAGATAGAGAAAGAACTTGAGAGTCTGCTAGAGGAAAAGAGAAAACTTTTCATAGAAATGAGGAATACGGAGGAAAATTCAACAGGAAATATTAAACATCGTCCAAAATCTTTTCCACAGTCGCCCAGTGAAACATTGAGACAAAAGATGTACGAAGAATACATGAGGCAAGTGGCAGAAAGAGAAGAACGCAAACACCATAAGATGATAAAGATTACTTCAACACCTCCAAATAAGAACCTTGAATCTGATAAACCACAATTTGAAGCGGTTCATTTACCAGGAATTGAAGACGAGTTCATGaaaagagttcaagaaaaaCATGGACCCTTGGAGAAAGTTGAAGAAGAAACGATGCAGAAGGATGAGAATATAGAAGAGAGTGATACTAAAATTTCGCAAGTTCTTCTGATCGATGGAAATTCGGTGAAAGAAGCCACTGATCTGCCAAAACAtttgaaagaatttgtggaaataactgCTGATGATACCTCTGGAGAAACAAATCCAGACTCTGCGAACGGTGAGTCAGTGAGAGAAAGTTGACTGTTTTGTGATATTTATGTATTTGCTCTATTTCTTTCACTCAACTAATATTTCCATTTGTTGTCaagttgaaaaatatatttattcataaaCTAACAGAATTTCAATTAAGTAaattttgtgtgtgtgtgtgacgTTATTGTTTCCTTACCATTGAATTAAATGAGAGTTTCAATCGATAATGAggaatattaatttgaaaatcagaatatcaatcgaaaaaaaattcttatgtgaaatattttattctatACTTTTAGAGTTTTCGATTAATCAGACGAATTTATATTCATCAAATTATGTCTTCTTGATATGTTGGTAATCGAGAGTTCAATTCCCTAAATATGAATTTATGTAGATTTAATCCTTAAAATAACTTTTCTTGATGTGAAGAGTTGTGAATATTCATCCTGTTTTTGTCCTAATCTTTTGTGTATGCTGTTCAGTAAGATTTCTGATTTTGTTTCAAT includes the following:
- the LOC123315648 gene encoding uncharacterized protein LOC123315648 isoform X10; the protein is MLVHPLVDSACLQVEWLGVLVLRTEVCFTTMLKFCSLAKPRDYAVNSNGKAALKGIREGDIITSINGHPTKDLKYSDAHSLIKNSEDPLRLELTVDAGSPKHKKRNRATLHETHSETLKSTSSTLYSRNSTKTFFNDENEYADPDQYLRKPASDERQNNFKEHIEPPLSPDSTVSSDVSSCSTLTEAGGKAPCYISTTLISSSIQNSLTMADCANPKTKRKRSKNQRRRQRKNAANAHHLPHTDETNSNENIVKEEYKVDFPDAGASKPKLKIKSKSLDDEDDSVKIQEVEESVEEDKHQCEAIVSEADSDWEETTELRIPQNPASLSTIAISIDEEPLQRVGNFSPEEELTLRNFLEGINLINSPGCQSSVSTLDSIKMEKARKRDALMKYFTPLANNPRFLDIISEEGSDLSDRESSTLTRHLKQGTPELENLNQSAPTQVPRFSKRNKLKRLQLKRNEEKAVLVCTKMLDSPSIIEHIHTHTSENVEPEKVYLESSSDNASSENSSGTGVSTPSEQEEQSDANIVVEGSEKNSNHVEEESQDGKTIKTFETETDVIEENAELKFKSPVIQTTITEVGAEGSAESNQKSMPIQNSSEYVSVDTNYNIPNDYAELTPPPTPELSPKKKLSTDSIVDLDWDECMKEIACDTAREITSVLCKLEQVSSTTFIVNQAVIPSPERPKIQSLTVQSPSHSSSSSRETSPSTVRLNPMTSSIADVASILTDLEIAKEASSLKQPLSLRQSCLEFLLTSPHGTRLMRELSEVSDKFEKLAEAGNETKEKLEIAASLNPINMQDDNNSNLISEVTEKLKQIMSSKKWAGLPFYNNPNLLLYLSPKQRSELERSEVIMNEPEILYDLHSKFSERMGSKDAKCSQDRRIEITSFEKETMHKTSDTSYSMSTSKTFPRNFKESHCNPRLQVSNLDDWLDIARGSDKIEQQEHTSSSDKKTEFETTEKSTSSRRRTSLPDEIYRRQLQMILEKEKEIEKELESLLEEKRKLFIEMRNTEENSTGNIKHRPKSFPQSPSETLRQKMYEEYMRQVAEREERKHHKMIKITSTPPNKNLESDKPQFEAVHLPGIEDEFMKRVQEKHGPLEKVEEETMQKDENIEESDTKISQVLLIDGNSVKEATDLPKHLKEFVEITADDTSGETNPDSANGIWSPGQKQELTQAAFDKQKHQQKNEESIPSIWQPKSATSSPVAERKEYRPISFESPKLGRKNKSQEFQVNKSFEKSTSRPWQDSVSRGDLPQSSTLDRRIPNSKSAPATGINEFTIGRLPRAQNPTVTLLQKAREGQLPKGAHYIEANRDHYRIPHDFSDQGEIIHPRRNDHYYSESDSEILHKAGSNRQKVEGVGPVTSNGMPLSLRSEVRDSNQSKWYKKMYDTIHKQKPYRDEFVTVRYKPRRAQYPYISGYLSEPEPATYESDHMDYKYATLDRRRTPVNEKENFTTSTMPRNAQFKTTSASDYSLGSKLNPGRIENYIPGRSSISEQESKKWWDEVMDIFDGWMDDVEGIHSLRTMPMFDTKMEDERKPITKGYMSQALKESGYESDSTLVFRKKEDGSQISPSEQKEAYKIIQKGGDIPLHGLRKAAPERPKEPESPVPPAKSQQGQSKGSQEGSPRKYVENQVTIHYKTPVRQEVKDYFSEDELAHRQQEAMKKMYQEERRRKYLQVSKSFYKSFDELQDMHNRRHTDNFIPSQKSPIPLNRYDDFDDLVAPQHRIRPRSPEPRLVAKALYNFVGMTPRELTFRKGDNIYVRRQIDKNWYEGELNAMVGLFPVNYVEIVPYENVKSTTPARKPNEGQARAKYNFLAKTHLELSLAKGEMVIITKRVDNNWYEGKIGGRKGIFPASYVDVLIDPQEPPKENPKPVAAPAAHSLLLNGSSLRESMGSHTYTPNAPIQDQGQVSSYYAKPVQANYCSSYGGRKTAESNNPMNQALHIDTQSADPIPYRALYKYQPQNDDELELMEGDTIYVLEKCDDGWYVGSNERTGAFGTFPGNYVEKV
- the LOC123315648 gene encoding uncharacterized protein LOC123315648 isoform X11, coding for MADCANPKTKRKRSKNQRRRQRKNAANAHHLPHTDETNSNENIVKEEYKVDFPDAGASKPKLKIKSKSLDDEDDSVKIQEVEESVEEDKHQCEAIVSEADSDWEETTELRIPQNPASLSTIAISIDEEPLQRVGNFSPEEELTLRNFLEGINLINSPGCQSSVSTLDSIKMEKARKRDALMKYFTPLANNPRFLDIISEEGSDLSDRESSTLTRHLKQGTPELENLNQSAPTQVPRFSKRNKLKRLQLKRNEEKAVLVCTKMLDSPSIIEHIHTHTSENVEPEKVYLESSSDNASSENSSGTGVSTPSEQEEQSDANIVVEGSEKNSNHVEEESQDGKTIKTFETETDVIEENAELKFKSPVIQTTITEVGAEGSAESNQKSMPIQNSSEYVSVDTNYNIPNDYAELTPPPTPELSPKKKLSTDSIVDLDWDECMKEIACDTAREITSVLCKLEQVSSTTFIVNQAVIPSPERPKIQSLTVQSPSHSSSSSRETSPSTVRLNPMTSSIADVASILTDLEIAKEASSLKQPLSLRQSCLEFLLTSPHGTRLMRELSEVSDKFEKLAEAGNETKEKLEIAASLNPINMQDDNNSNLISEVTEKLKQIMSSKKWAGLPFYNNPNLLLYLSPKQRSELERSEVIMNEPEILYDLHSKFSERMGSKDAKCSQDRRIEITSFEKETMHKTSDTSYSMSTSKTFPRNFKESHCNPRLQVSNLDDWLDIARGSDKIEQQEHTSSSDKKTEFETTEKSTSSRRRTSLPDEIYRRQLQMILEKEKEIEKELESLLEEKRKLFIEMRNTEENSTGNIKHRPKSFPQSPSETLRQKMYEEYMRQVAEREERKHHKMIKITSTPPNKNLESDKPQFEAVHLPGIEDEFMKRVQEKHGPLEKVEEETMQKDENIEESDTKISQVLLIDGNSVKEATDLPKHLKEFVEITADDTSGETNPDSANGKLCKCRNKYCKDARRINRVLQRNRYKRNISLLHEIDAELDIAKGFLLGKGIWSPGQKQELTQAAFDKQKHQQKNEESIPSIWQPKSATSSPVAERKEYRPISFESPKLGRKNKSQEFQVNKSFEKSTSRPWQDSVSRGDLPQSSTLDRRIPNSKSAPATGINEFTIGRLPRAQNPTVTLLQKAREGQLPKGAHYIEANRDHYRIPHDFSDQGEIIHPRRNDHYYSESDSEILHKAGSNRQKVEGVGPVTSNGMPLSLRSEVRDSNQSKWYKKMYDTIHKQKPYRDEFVTVRYKPRRAQYPYISGYLSEPEPATYESDHMDYKYATLDRRRTPVNEKENFTTSTMPRNAQFKTTSASDYSLGSKLNPGRIENYIPGRSSISEQESKKWWDEVMDIFDGWMDDVEGIHSLRTMPMFDTKMEDERKPITKGYMSQALKESGYESDSTLVFRKKEDGSQISPSEQKEAYKIIQKGGDIPLHGLRKAAPERPKEPESPVPPAKSQQGQSKGSQEGSPRKYVENQVTIHYKTPVRQEVKDYFSEDELAHRQQEAMKKMYQEERRRKYLQVSKSFYKSFDELQDMHNRRHTDNFIPSQKSPIPLNRYDDFDDLVAPQHRIRPRSPEPRLVAKALYNFVGMTPRELTFRKGDNIYVRRQIDKNWYEGELNAMVGLFPVNYVEIVPYENVKSTTPARKPNEGQARAKYNFLAKTHLELSLAKGEMVIITKRVDNNWYEGKIGGRKGIFPASYVDVLIDPQEPPKENPKPVAAPAAHSLLLNGSSLRESMGSHTYTPNAPIQDQGQVSSYYAKPVQANYCSSYGGRKTAESNNPMNQALHIDTQSADPIPYRALYKYQPQNDDELELMEGDTIYVLEKCDDGWYVGSNERTGAFGTFPGNYVEKV